GTACCCAGTTTGCTAATAGTATACGTTTTTATGCTATTTTAGGGGAATTGTTTCTTCTGTAGAGGGTCTTGTTCTGTTAATTGGTTGTTTGGTGAAGTTGGTGACCGATTTCTCCACCTTTTTCTCGATGCAGATCCTGAGAGTTTACGTTCCTAGCTACGAGAGCTACGGACGAATGTGGCCACACATGCACACGAGGATCATCGCGGCTCTGATGGTTTACCAGACCACCATGATCGGCTTCATCTCCCTGAAGAAGTTCGCCTACGCGTCCGTTCTCGTGCCCCTGCTTCCAGCCAGCATAATCTTCGCCTACGTCTGCCACATGCGCTTCTACCCGGCGTTCGCCAAGACTCCCCTGGAGGTGGTGGTGCGGCACGACCTGAAGGAGACTCCGAACATGGAGGCCATCTACACCGCGTACATACCGCCGTGCTTGAAGCCTGATAAGCTCGAAGATCTGGACGCTTTCGAGGACGCCCAGTCGCGCGCCACCTCCAGAGTCCCGTCTATTTAGCTGTGCACATCGTTGACTTCCGCGGAAGACTTGAAGAAATTCTGTTCACTTGTCATTACATTCGTGTGGGATTTCTGATGGATTTCAATGCTTCCACGTTGAACCCTCTGGACTTGTTTCAGGATAGGAATCTGATGTGAAGAATGTACATATGCTCGATCTGTGTGTCTGCTGAGCGTGTGTGGATGTGGACTGCTGTAGGTAGGTAGATGCTGTGGATATTGGAGGGTTCTAAGTTGTCTTCATTTCCATCCATCCATGCGCGTGTGTTTACTGCAGACTGTCAGCCGTGTTGCTGTGTTGTCGGACGGTCGTTCCAGAGCCAAACCTTAAAGTCAATCGAAATAAATATAGTCTGATTTGAAAAATTAATGAACCAATTGGGGGTTGTCCTATAGATGGCCATTTGGCACTAACACGATGGGCCGGCCCAGGCAAAAAGCACGGTCCAGACACGACCCGGTCCGGTTAGTATAGTGCCAGTGCCTGGCACGGCACGGCtatagtgccgtgcctgggccactatctcgacccgtagtgctggcaCGGGCATGACACGgttacattttttattttaaaaataatagtttacatatatttagtataagaattcaacatataatacaaTAAAACTGCAGCTGCACTGGTTAGATGGATGCGTTTAAGCCTCTTATGCACTAGGTTCTGAGTTCTAGCCCCCACAACTACACATTTTTTGCTAAATTCTACAATATACTCAGATTGGCCATAGTGccaccgggccggcccggcacgactaACAGGCTCACGGGCCGTGCCTAGGCCGTGCTAAATTCTACAATATACTCAGATTGACCATAGTGccaccgggccggcccggcacgactaACAGGCTCACGGGCCGTGCCTAGGCCGCGGCAGCGGCACGCCGGCCCATCTGGGCACGGCACGCTTCGCTAgccgggccgtgccggcccgtttggccatctatacgttGTCCGCGGCAGGAGCTCATCGCGCCTTTACCCTCGCCAAAACCGCACTGAAGACGTGCGCGCCTCATGCATGACGCGTCCGGTGACCGGACGCCGTCGACGCACCCGGCGCTGCGCCACTGCGTCGCGCTGCTCCGCCTCCACCTCGCCGCGCCCTCCCATGCCACCGCCAAGCAGCTGCACGCGCGCGCCCTCCGCGCGGGCGTGCCGCCCGCGCACCCGCTCCTCGCCAAGCACCTGCTCTTCCACCTCGCCTCCCTCCGCGCCCCTCCCGTCCGCTACGCCGTCGCCATCCTCACCCGCGTCCTGCCCGACCCGGACCCCTTCGCCCTCAACACCGTGCTCCGCATCGCCGCGTCCTCTCCGCGCCCGTCCCTCGCACTCGCGCTCCACGCCCGCCGCCTCGCGCCGCCGGACACGCACACCTACCCTCCGCTCCTCCAGGCGTGCGCGCGCCTCCTGTCGCTCCGTGACGGGGAGCGCATCCACGCCGAGGCCGCCAAGAACGGGCTCGCCGCGCTCGTCTTCGTCAAGAACTCGCTGGTCCACCTCTACGGCGCGTGTGGCCTCTTCGAGAGCGCGCACAGGGTGTTCGACGAAATCCCCGTCCGCGAACGCAACCCCGTGTCCTGGAACTCGATGCTCAATGGGTTCGCGGCCAACGGACGCCCCAACGAGGttctcaccgtcttccgggagatGCTGGACGTGGACTTCACGCCGGATGGATTCACTATGGTGAGCGTGCTGACAGCGTCTGCTGAGATTGGCGCACTCGCTCTAGGGAGGAGGGTGCATGTTTATCTGACGAAGGTTGGGCTGGTAGGGAACTCACATGTTGGTAACGCGCTGATTGATTTGTATGCCAAGTGTGGCGGCGTAGAGGATGCGAGGAGGGTGTTTGAGGAAATGGGGACAGGGCGGACCGTTGTCTCCTGGACGTCACTGATCGTGGGCTTAGCGGTGAATGGTTTTGGGAAGGTAGCACTCGAGCTGTTCGGTGTGATGGAGAGGGAGAAGCTTGTGCCAACTGAAATCACTATGGTAGGAGTGCTGTATGCTTGCAGCCACTGTGGACTGGTCGATGATGGGTTTACGTATTTTAACAGGATGAAAGAGGAGTACGGCATTGCACCAAGGGTTGAGCATTTGGGATGCATGGTGGATCTGTTGGGGAGAGCGGGCAAAGTCGAGGAAGCATATGATTATATCCTCACCATGCCACTGGAGCCCAATGCTGTCGTGTGGAGGACCTTGTTGGGTGCTTGTGCAATGCACAAGAAGTTGGAGCTTGGGGAGGCTGCTTGGGCACGGCTGGTTGAGCTTGATCCAGGGCATAGCGGAGGCTACGTTCTCCTCTCGAACCTTTATGCTGCTGTTGGGAGATGGGCCGACGTTCATGTGCTTAGGAAAAGAATGGCCAAGGATAGAGTGAGGAAGAACCCTGGGCGCAGCCTTGTGGAGCTCCGCAACTCTGTGTATGAGTTTGTTATGGGTGATAGGTCTCATCCTGAGAGTGAACAGATATACCAGATGCTTGCTGAGATAGCTGATAGGTTGAAACGTGAAGGTTACATCCCACGCACAAGCAATGTGTTGGCAGATATAGAGGAGGAAGAGAAAGAGACTGCCTTGAACTACCATAGCGAGAGGTTGGCCATTGCATTTGCCTTGTTGAAGTCTCTTTCTGGCACTCCTATCAGGATAGTGAAGAATTTGAGGGTGTGTGGCGATTGCCATACTGCAATTAAGCTAATATCGAAGATTTATGATCGGGAGATCATTGTGAGGGACCGCAGTAGGTTCCACCATTTCAAAGGTGGATCATGTTCATGTAACGATTATTGGTAGTTGATCAGTGCATGGATTGGCTGTCCTATGATCAGAAAAGTTGTGGTAAGCTCAGGATTTGAAAGTCATATATATGGATTCAGCCTCGGCATCTAACTTCTGTTGACTGCTGCAATGGAGGCGCAATGTTGAGACAGCCTCATACTTTATAGGTTGTATTATCGCATCCTACTCTTAATTTTTCAAATGAAAGATGTTTTCAGTACAGCAAGAATTAGGTTGAGAACAGATACTCCAGGTTAACATCTGTGTTTTATTCCTCTCAAACAACAAATTAATGTGGAAACTATATGCTCCAATCATATTAAGTTCGACCTGGTTGGAAAGAGGTACTCACTACTTTCCCTTGCTTTGATGAGTAAATATATTTAAACGTTTGCATGTATCCACCTGCTTGATACAGATCTGACTCCTGATAGTAGGTCTGCATGAAATGATCAGGCCATGCTTTCACAACTTtcgttcctacaacatcaatgcaAGACTGCTGGGTCCCTTACAACCTTCCAGAACTTCCAGAGAGCAAGGCTAGAATATAACTGCTTTCTTGATGACACCATGCACCAAAGGTGAGCTTAGTATATACACCCCCTTTAACCTTGTTTAATGGATGTTGCTTTATTTCAGCCGTTTCAGCTCATTGGGATTGCCGCTGATGTTTTCAGGATGCCAGTTTAATTCCAGGTGTGACTCAGGCAAAAAAAAAACTTGTAATCCTGTTCACAGACACAGAACCACCTTCATTAGGCTTCAATCTTTGTAAAGGTTCTTCCCTTACTGAACTACTTCCCTGCCCTTCATATTATTTTTGGATTTTGTTAGTACCACCGACAGGTCATCATCGTTCATCATTCAATTTCGGAATTTCAGTTTCCTTCCCAGTGTAGCACTAGCACAGGGGGGGAAATTCTTAGGTTTTTCCTTGGGTCCTCGCGATCTGGTTCACGGAAACCCCTTCATTAGGCTTCAGTCTTTGGAAAGTGAAGGTTCTTCCCTTAATACACAAGGAAAGCTCGTCCTCACTAATCCCCAACCTATGCTACCATGAAACAAGAAAAGGAATGAGAACATGCACTTGGGTCCTTCACATCTCATGGAATCTGCTGCCTATGTTTCCTTTTTGTCCCCTCAGAAATCATGCCCATGCATGCATACCAGGATGAGAATCTCATGGTTTCCTGGCCTTCAAGTCATTCCCCTCAATATTATAGTGTATTCATAAAGGCCGCTGTACTGCTTGCACAATCTAAGAAATGAGATGCTGGTGTAATCCTTTATAGCCTACCTTGCTTCAGGCATGCTGCAAGACTGCAGTCCTACCACCTTAGTGAACCATCTGCATGCATGCTTTTTAAGCATGGTAAAGCTCTCTAATTTCATCCTGTTCAATAGGAAAAGCATCAAATGCTAGTAGTAAATGGTGGTAATTATAGTCATGTTAGTCAAACTGAGACCAAATAGGCTGATGTTCTAATAGACGGCTCGTCCTCTGTCAGACGCAGAATGCACCTCCCTCTGTACAATGGTCCTTGGTGCCACTTTCCATGGCCATAAGTATGCACCACAGCGAGCACCCTGGGGGCTGGGGTGCTTTCTGTGTGCACGTCTTGCTTAGTGGCTCTAGTGTAATCCTGCACTTTCTCATGAACAGTGACTGCTTTACTGTCGGTACATCTGCTCCTCACTCATACTCTCGTTATATTCCCTAGGCACtcactcacacacacacacacacacacgggaGAGGAAAGAGGGCCGAGTGAAAAGCAGGGACAGTCTTGCGGTTTTGTAACTTGTGGTTCAGCCATGAAGAGGAAGGAGCTGGTGATCATGCACGGCGGCGTTTTGGTTCTTGGTTGGTTCATAGGTTGGTAATATACTGGCATTACAGTCCTGCTCTCTGCTTGCATATCTTTTCAAACCATATTTCTCGATCATGTGCTAAGGATTCAGAGAGTGTTCATGCCCAGTATTTGACAATGCATGCAAACTATACCTGCGTGATCTGATCATTAGAATTTTTTTATATGGTCAATGGCCAGTGGTGGTATCCATAAAAATTCTGTTTAGCTGTAAATATCCAGACCGTTTGATTTGATCACGTAGCCACTGTCTCTGTTCTCTGAGTTTTGTTTTTTCACCATAACTGTGACCCGTCCTTGCGTCATGTCCAGCCTCTGCGGCCGCCGGACGCTTGGCGCCACAGGAGAAGGCGGAGTCGGTGACGCCGATCCCGACGCTGTCGCCGCCGGAGGGCAACACGACGTTCATCGACGGCGTGACGTGGTGCGTGGCCCGGCCGGGCGCCACCCAGGAGGACCTCCAGAGCGCGCTGGACTGGGCGTGCGGGCCCGGCGGCGCCGACTGCTCCCAGCTGCAGCCGGGCGGGCGGTGCTACCAGCCGGACACGCTCCTCACCCACGCCTCCTACGCCTTCAACATCTTCTACCAGCAGAACGGCAACTCCGACGTCGCCTGCAACTTCGGCGGCGCTGGAGCCCTCGTCAAGCGGGACCCAAGTACGGACCGTTTCCATCCCCCATCCATCGTTCACTGCTGGTTTTGGTCACCGGCAGCATTGTCCAGTGCTGTGATGTGATGCTCTTCGTTTTCTTGGCAGGTTTCGGATCGTGCAAGTTCTTGGCGTCTGAGTAAGTGAAACCACCAGACCCACTGCAAATCTTTGTCCCTTGCATGCGATGCGTATGCCTCCTCGCTTGTGGTGATCCATGGTTTGTGCGAGTGGTAAATTCTGTTTGTGCGGTGCAGGACATCCGCGGCAGCAGCTTCGTCGGCGATGCTGGACAGAAGGGCGTGGATAGCCATGGTCGCTGCATCTCTGATCGCCCTCTGGCGGAGACTTTAGAAATCCTCCATCTTCCTCATATGCTTCGCCTCATCGAGCACTGGGTGCCGCCGGAGAATGCTACACGTGACGTGACGTGACGCGAAATGAGTGCGATGGTAGTTTCTTCTTGTGGTTCTGTATGTAAGGAACGGTGCTACTACCTTTTTCGTGTAGAATTCCTTGAAGAACGGATATACTACTAGTAATAACTAGTCGTGTTTAGACAAAATGGCTTCCACAGGAGTTTGTTAAGATTTGGAAAAGTGTTTTTTGTTATTCATCCGTGCAACTTCTTCAACTTACAAAAGTACGTCGAAGACAGTGTCGGGGCTCAGGGCGTTAAGCCGTTAATGTAgtatttttgaaaaaaaaaaagaaaaaaaaagaaaaggcataGTGGCCAGACTTCCTCACATAAAGGCCACGGAGAAACATGACCCATATCCCAGTACGAAACAACATGACGAAGCCCAAACAGCTCGCAGTCGAAACTGGCCCGTGGCCCAATACGAAGCAGCGCTAAGAAGGCCAGGCCCAGACAGCAGCGGGAATGCGGGATTCTTCCCGTCCGATGGTCAGTTGAGTTTGGAAACCAGGGACGGGAGAAAAGCACGAACGAGGGCGGCCCAGTTGAGTTTGGAGCAACGAAAGCTATGTCCATTGGAAGTTGCAACCAGATGCATCGCCGCCGGCAGGCCGGTACACGCAGCACGCACGTTACATGTATGCTCCGGCC
This portion of the Zea mays cultivar B73 chromosome 2, Zm-B73-REFERENCE-NAM-5.0, whole genome shotgun sequence genome encodes:
- the LOC112163536 gene encoding Pentatricopeptide repeat-containing protein At4g21065-like encodes the protein MHDASGDRTPSTHPALRHCVALLRLHLAAPSHATAKQLHARALRAGVPPAHPLLAKHLLFHLASLRAPPVRYAVAILTRVLPDPDPFALNTVLRIAASSPRPSLALALHARRLAPPDTHTYPPLLQACARLLSLRDGERIHAEAAKNGLAALVFVKNSLVHLYGACGLFESAHRVFDEIPVRERNPVSWNSMLNGFAANGRPNEVLTVFREMLDVDFTPDGFTMVSVLTASAEIGALALGRRVHVYLTKVGLVGNSHVGNALIDLYAKCGGVEDARRVFEEMGTGRTVVSWTSLIVGLAVNGFGKVALELFGVMEREKLVPTEITMVGVLYACSHCGLVDDGFTYFNRMKEEYGIAPRVEHLGCMVDLLGRAGKVEEAYDYILTMPLEPNAVVWRTLLGACAMHKKLELGEAAWARLVELDPGHSGGYVLLSNLYAAVGRWADVHVLRKRMAKDRVRKNPGRSLVELRNSVYEFVMGDRSHPESEQIYQMLAEIADRLKREGYIPRTSNVLADIEEEEKETALNYHSERLAIAFALLKSLSGTPIRIVKNLRVCGDCHTAIKLISKIYDREIIVRDRSRFHHFKGGSCSCNDYW
- the LOC100277738 gene encoding uncharacterized protein LOC100277738 precursor codes for the protein MKRKELVIMHGGVLVLGWFIASAAAGRLAPQEKAESVTPIPTLSPPEGNTTFIDGVTWCVARPGATQEDLQSALDWACGPGGADCSQLQPGGRCYQPDTLLTHASYAFNIFYQQNGNSDVACNFGGAGALVKRDPSFGSCKFLASETSAAAASSAMLDRRAWIAMVAASLIALWRRL